A window from Sphingobacteriia bacterium encodes these proteins:
- a CDS encoding FkbM family methyltransferase, giving the protein MQDTLTKQNLNQSDLEKIGFEDSPMGKAILNKAIGFIDVGAKDEIIDEFKPISNYLDVIFFEPNKNEYEKLINRNQAYHSCKFFNAALSNEEKQADLHITKSSMCSSLYSPHPHYTSRYGLVGYDVENIETISVSSLDSVLKNEKFTKDDFFILKLDAQGADLDIIKGGKEFIQNNVCAIISEVNFFPSYSNIPLFSEVELYLRELGFSFITFTDYMFRSHRRTKPAKSLSRQRLFHADALFVKDPILNASNIKNDSFPYYYIILFMLYNLYDSAIEIAEKLITNPVDREESIKVITKAEELYLERAISRANKGLNILQSSNDNKEILYYLNNRTIL; this is encoded by the coding sequence ATGCAAGATACCCTTACAAAACAGAATTTAAATCAAAGTGATTTAGAAAAAATTGGTTTTGAAGATTCACCAATGGGGAAGGCTATCCTTAATAAAGCGATAGGATTTATCGATGTAGGCGCAAAAGATGAAATCATTGATGAATTTAAGCCTATATCTAATTACTTAGATGTTATTTTCTTTGAACCTAATAAAAATGAATATGAAAAGCTTATTAATAGAAATCAAGCTTATCACTCATGTAAATTTTTTAATGCTGCTTTAAGCAATGAAGAAAAGCAAGCTGATCTACATATAACAAAAAGTTCTATGTGTTCTTCTTTATATTCTCCACATCCACATTATACTTCAAGATATGGTTTAGTAGGTTATGACGTAGAAAATATAGAAACCATTTCAGTTTCGAGTTTAGATTCAGTATTAAAAAATGAAAAATTTACTAAAGATGATTTTTTTATTTTAAAATTAGATGCTCAAGGAGCAGATTTAGATATTATTAAAGGTGGAAAAGAATTTATTCAAAACAATGTTTGTGCAATAATTTCTGAAGTTAATTTTTTCCCTTCATATTCAAATATACCTTTATTTTCAGAAGTAGAGCTTTATTTACGTGAATTAGGATTTAGTTTTATAACATTTACAGATTATATGTTTAGATCGCATAGAAGAACAAAGCCTGCTAAGTCCTTATCTCGTCAAAGATTATTTCATGCTGATGCATTATTTGTAAAAGATCCAATTTTAAATGCTTCTAATATTAAAAATGATAGTTTTCCTTACTATTATATAATTTTATTTATGTTATATAATTTATATGATTCTGCTATCGAAATTGCAGAAAAGTTAATTACAAACCCTGTTGATAGGGAAGAGAGTATAAAAGTAATTACTAAAGCAGAAGAATTATATTTAGAAAGAGCAATTTCAAGAGCTAATAAGGGTTTAAATATTTTACAATCCTCGAATGATAATAAAGAAATACTTTATTATTTAAATAATAGAACAATATTATAA
- a CDS encoding YbdK family carboxylate-amine ligase, producing the protein MADLFFEPSKHLTLGVEIELQLIDPNNFNLYPKALEILKLCNNAEKIKPELFQSMLEINTGICNNVHEVKEDIKQTTNLLYNICKQIGVECATTGTHPFARYVERKLFPSERYRNSIDRNQWIARRLSIFGLHVHIGMKSGEECIKFMNLFQKFLPHLITISASSPFWQAKDTGLSSSRLSIFEASPTSGHCQWMYDWNDLSEQVNALINCGAIKSTKDLWWDLRPSPDFGTLEIRVCDGIATLNELLAIVAFIHTLAHWYENLSNAQRKDLGLLEYIPLWLIRENKWRAMRYGFEMDLIKNNSGETIPIRKDFINIINQLNEVSEKLGYQEYFTYLFTILKHGNSATRQKKYFNKHKSFKKVAEFNVKEFKQSFIG; encoded by the coding sequence ATGGCAGATTTATTCTTTGAACCGAGTAAACATTTAACTTTAGGTGTAGAAATTGAATTACAACTTATTGATCCTAATAATTTTAATTTATATCCAAAGGCTTTAGAGATCTTAAAATTATGTAATAATGCAGAGAAAATTAAACCTGAGCTTTTTCAAAGTATGTTAGAAATTAATACTGGAATCTGCAATAATGTTCACGAGGTAAAAGAAGATATAAAACAAACTACAAATTTATTATATAATATTTGTAAACAAATAGGCGTAGAATGCGCTACAACTGGCACACACCCTTTTGCTCGTTATGTAGAACGTAAATTATTCCCATCTGAAAGATATAGAAATTCTATTGATAGAAACCAATGGATTGCCAGAAGATTATCTATTTTTGGCTTACACGTTCACATCGGGATGAAATCAGGAGAAGAATGTATTAAATTTATGAATTTATTCCAGAAATTTTTACCTCATTTAATTACTATTTCTGCAAGTTCTCCCTTTTGGCAAGCCAAAGATACCGGTTTAAGTTCTTCTAGACTTAGTATTTTTGAAGCTTCACCAACCAGCGGTCATTGCCAATGGATGTATGATTGGAATGATTTATCAGAACAAGTAAATGCCCTTATAAATTGCGGTGCAATCAAATCAACAAAAGATTTATGGTGGGATTTAAGACCAAGCCCAGATTTCGGCACGCTAGAAATAAGAGTATGTGATGGAATAGCCACCTTAAATGAATTGCTAGCTATTGTTGCTTTTATCCATACTTTAGCACATTGGTATGAAAACTTATCAAATGCACAAAGAAAAGATCTTGGTTTATTAGAATACATCCCATTATGGCTTATTAGAGAAAACAAATGGCGTGCTATGCGTTATGGTTTTGAAATGGATTTAATTAAGAACAATTCCGGTGAGACTATTCCTATAAGAAAAGATTTTATAAATATAATTAATCAGTTAAATGAAGTATCGGAAAAATTAGGTTATCAAGAATATTTTACTTACTTATTTACTATACTAAAACATGGTAATAGTGCTACAAGACAGAAAAAATATTTTAATAAACATAAAAGTTTTAAAAAAGTAGCAGAATTTAATGTTAAGGAATTTAAGCAAAGCTTTATCGGTTGA
- a CDS encoding carbonic anhydrase family protein, with product MFNIIKLQHFLTHLTLIFFSIFFNALSDNYIYMYYENEFVPTNWENLSSDYNHCHNGNSQSPINITPSLNKIKNLKYFYSSLKPEQIVDNKGTALKLKQNNQNYILINDKKYNLVQFHFHNLSEHTLNSKKYDMELHLVHQNEDDTLAVIGILIKEGKSHSEIKKLLNYHPDKNIPENSTNINLGRLLPNNSNIYNYVGSLTTPPCTEGVNWLVMDKPIEASIDEITALRNLIKFNSRPIQNFKIAS from the coding sequence ATGTTTAATATTATTAAATTACAGCATTTTTTAACGCATTTAACCTTAATTTTCTTTTCTATATTTTTTAACGCCTTATCAGATAATTATATTTATATGTATTATGAAAATGAATTTGTCCCAACTAATTGGGAAAATCTTTCAAGTGATTATAACCATTGTCACAATGGCAACTCTCAATCTCCAATAAACATAACCCCTTCTTTAAATAAAATTAAAAATCTGAAATATTTTTATTCATCTTTAAAGCCAGAGCAAATTGTTGATAATAAAGGTACAGCTTTAAAACTGAAACAAAACAATCAAAATTATATTTTAATTAATGATAAAAAATATAATTTAGTTCAATTTCATTTTCATAATTTAAGTGAACATACCCTTAATAGTAAAAAATATGATATGGAATTACATCTGGTACATCAAAATGAAGACGACACTCTTGCAGTAATTGGAATTTTAATTAAAGAAGGAAAGTCACATTCGGAAATTAAAAAACTATTAAACTATCATCCCGATAAAAATATTCCAGAAAATTCAACAAATATAAACTTAGGTAGATTATTGCCTAATAATAGTAATATTTATAACTATGTAGGCTCTTTAACAACCCCTCCTTGTACTGAAGGAGTAAATTGGTTAGTTATGGATAAACCAATTGAAGCTTCAATTGACGAAATTACTGCTTTAAGGAATTTAATTAAATTTAACTCTAGACCTATACAAAATTTTAAAATTGCTAGTTAA
- a CDS encoding J domain-containing protein, translating into MNFFKHYENMYKNWQHEHFPNKTQQGITKEEALKILGLKEGASEKEIKAAHVKLITKYHPDKADGSEYFAQKINQARDILLK; encoded by the coding sequence ATGAATTTTTTCAAACACTATGAAAATATGTATAAAAATTGGCAGCATGAACATTTTCCTAATAAAACTCAACAAGGGATAACTAAGGAAGAGGCATTGAAAATTTTAGGGCTAAAAGAGGGGGCTTCAGAAAAAGAAATTAAAGCAGCACATGTAAAGCTAATAACTAAATATCATCCAGATAAAGCAGATGGGTCTGAATATTTCGCTCAAAAAATTAATCAAGCGCGTGACATATTATTAAAATAA
- a CDS encoding AAA family ATPase, translating to MKFGNSNNLDSKKNIVIVIGNEKGGAGKTTTAMHTIASLLSLGFKVASIDVDSRQKSLTRYIENREYTNKKTNSLLMPNHFLIPPVNDENQDARHKEEERLFLEALNKASEECDFIVIDTPGNNTYLSTLAHSHADVIVTPINDSFIDLDVLAKVNPDNLSIERPTHYSEMVWGQKMRRASVAQESIEWIVLRNRLSNIDAKNKRNMTEVLNKLSARVGFKHIPGFSERVIFRELFLQGLTLLDLAAQNISMTMSHIAARQELRAFLKNLNLKKVNEALNNSNLLASRHVNEIEQEELA from the coding sequence ATGAAATTTGGTAATTCCAATAATCTTGATAGCAAAAAAAATATTGTAATCGTAATTGGTAATGAAAAAGGTGGAGCAGGTAAAACTACTACTGCTATGCATACTATTGCAAGCTTATTGAGCTTAGGGTTTAAAGTTGCAAGTATAGACGTCGATTCTAGACAAAAAAGCTTAACTCGTTATATAGAAAATCGAGAATATACTAATAAAAAAACTAATAGTTTGTTAATGCCAAATCATTTTTTAATTCCACCGGTAAATGATGAAAATCAAGATGCAAGGCATAAAGAAGAAGAGAGATTATTTTTAGAGGCACTTAATAAAGCAAGTGAAGAATGTGATTTTATAGTAATTGATACACCAGGAAATAATACATATCTTTCAACACTAGCGCATTCACATGCAGATGTAATTGTAACCCCAATTAATGATAGCTTTATTGATTTAGATGTTTTAGCTAAGGTTAATCCTGATAATTTATCGATAGAACGACCAACTCATTATAGTGAAATGGTTTGGGGACAAAAAATGCGTAGGGCAAGTGTTGCTCAAGAATCTATCGAGTGGATAGTACTTAGAAATCGTTTAAGTAATATTGATGCTAAAAATAAAAGAAATATGACAGAAGTTCTTAATAAACTATCTGCAAGAGTTGGATTTAAACATATCCCAGGTTTTTCTGAAAGGGTGATTTTTAGAGAATTATTTTTGCAAGGCTTGACTTTACTTGACCTAGCGGCGCAAAATATTAGTATGACAATGTCTCATATTGCTGCAAGACAAGAATTAAGAGCTTTTTTAAAAAATTTAAACTTGAAAAAAGTAAATGAAGCTCTTAATAATTCAAATCTGCTTGCCTCACGACATGTTAATGAAATTGAACAAGAAGAATTGGCTTAG
- the acs gene encoding acetate--CoA ligase, producing MYESNIIKINPEISSKAHINQEEYLRLYNSSIDDPEKFWIEQAKNITWFKEPTKIKNVSFNSDDLDIKWFEDGILNTCYNAIDRHLPEKAEKTAFIWQGDEPNQTKSITYQELFNKVNEFSLVLKSLGVKKGDIVIIYLPMIFEAIYAMLACSRIGAVHSVVFAGFSSNSLRDRIIDTKAKIIITSNGGKRGGKEILLKANVDSAVHECKTIEKVLVIPYLNLETTKLPHDILFNEVSINSNEICRPEPMNAEDPLFILYTSGSTNKPKGIVHTTGGYLVYASLTHKYIFDCKDDDIYWCTADIGWVTGHSYVVYGPLCNGTTSVIYEGIPSYPNFSRMWEIVDKYKVNILYTAPTLIRTLMREGEKFITSSSRKSLRVLGSVGEPINPEAWMWFYKTVGEEKCPIVDTWWQTETGGILITPLIGATNLKPGSATKPFFGITPVIIDKDGKEVIGEGEGNLCIKDSWPGQARSILGDHKRFYETYFAPFKGYYFSGDGAKRDKDGYYWITGRVDDVINVSGHRIGTAELESSLVAHSNVAEAAAVGFPHDIKGQGIYIYVVLKQGIKATIDTEEELKNWVRKIIGPIATPDFIQICTDLPKTRSGKIMRRILRKIAEGEFESIGDTSTLADPKVVEEIIKGRKSYFSNNSIN from the coding sequence ATGTATGAATCAAATATTATTAAAATAAACCCGGAAATCAGCAGTAAAGCACATATTAATCAGGAAGAATATTTAAGATTATATAATTCTTCAATTGACGACCCTGAAAAATTTTGGATTGAACAAGCCAAAAATATAACTTGGTTTAAAGAACCTACGAAAATAAAAAATGTTTCTTTTAATAGCGATGACTTAGATATTAAATGGTTTGAAGATGGTATTTTAAATACATGTTATAATGCAATTGACCGCCACTTACCAGAAAAGGCAGAAAAAACAGCTTTTATTTGGCAAGGCGACGAACCTAATCAAACAAAATCTATTACATATCAAGAATTATTTAATAAAGTAAATGAATTTTCCCTGGTACTAAAAAGCCTAGGAGTTAAAAAAGGCGATATAGTAATCATATATTTGCCCATGATTTTTGAAGCAATCTATGCAATGCTTGCATGTAGTAGAATTGGTGCCGTTCATTCAGTAGTTTTTGCAGGCTTTTCATCTAATTCATTACGTGATCGAATAATTGATACTAAAGCTAAAATAATAATAACTTCAAATGGCGGTAAAAGAGGTGGTAAGGAAATTCTATTAAAAGCCAATGTCGATTCAGCAGTTCATGAATGTAAAACTATTGAAAAGGTATTAGTTATACCTTATTTAAATTTAGAAACAACTAAATTACCCCACGACATTTTATTTAATGAAGTTAGCATAAATTCTAACGAAATTTGCCGACCTGAGCCAATGAATGCTGAAGATCCTTTATTTATACTTTACACTTCGGGATCAACAAATAAACCTAAGGGTATAGTACATACTACTGGTGGCTATTTAGTTTACGCTTCACTTACTCATAAATATATTTTTGATTGTAAGGATGATGATATCTATTGGTGTACTGCTGATATCGGCTGGGTGACTGGACATTCATATGTGGTGTATGGCCCTTTATGTAATGGAACAACAAGTGTAATCTATGAAGGCATACCTTCCTACCCTAATTTTTCTCGTATGTGGGAAATAGTTGATAAATATAAAGTTAATATTTTATATACCGCACCTACTCTAATTAGAACATTAATGCGCGAAGGAGAAAAATTCATAACATCTTCTTCTAGGAAAAGTTTAAGAGTGCTAGGTTCTGTAGGTGAGCCAATAAATCCAGAAGCTTGGATGTGGTTTTATAAAACTGTCGGAGAAGAAAAATGCCCTATAGTTGACACGTGGTGGCAAACTGAGACAGGCGGAATATTAATAACCCCACTTATTGGAGCTACCAATTTAAAGCCTGGTTCGGCAACAAAACCATTTTTTGGTATTACTCCTGTAATAATTGATAAGGACGGTAAAGAAGTTATTGGTGAAGGTGAGGGTAATTTATGTATTAAAGATTCGTGGCCTGGTCAAGCTCGTTCAATTTTAGGTGACCATAAAAGGTTTTATGAAACTTATTTTGCACCATTTAAAGGTTATTATTTTTCAGGCGATGGAGCAAAAAGAGATAAAGATGGTTATTATTGGATTACAGGAAGAGTAGACGATGTAATTAATGTTTCGGGTCATAGAATTGGTACAGCGGAACTTGAAAGCTCTTTAGTAGCTCACTCTAATGTTGCTGAAGCTGCGGCAGTAGGATTCCCGCATGATATAAAAGGCCAAGGAATATATATTTACGTTGTTCTAAAACAAGGAATTAAAGCCACAATTGATACTGAAGAAGAACTTAAAAATTGGGTACGAAAAATTATAGGCCCAATAGCGACTCCTGACTTTATTCAAATATGTACTGATCTTCCTAAAACACGTTCTGGCAAAATTATGCGTAGAATTTTACGTAAAATTGCTGAAGGTGAATTTGAAAGTATTGGAGATACAAGCACCCTTGCCGACCCGAAAGTAGTGGAAGAGATTATTAAAGGCAGAAAGTCTTATTTTTCAAATAATTCTATAAATTAA
- the lpdA gene encoding dihydrolipoyl dehydrogenase, which translates to MKDSFDLVVLGAGPGGYVAAIRAAQLGLKTCVVEANHLGGICLNWGCIPTKALLRVSEIYHLLENLDSFGLKAENISFDIKKIVQRSRDVSGQLSGGIKGLLKKNKVTVIDGFGKIKPGKKIEVTKDGVVVDEVQAKNILIATGARAKVIPGFEPDNKFIWTYKEAMVPETMPKSLLVVGSGAIGVEFASFYKTMGADVNLIEVAERILINEDKDIADFAKKSFEKQGIKIHTKTNLKSVTKNAEDVTVTFEKDGKEEKLTVERIIMAVGIQANTENLGLESTKIKLDRGQIVANDYMETDEPGIYAIGDVTGAPWLAHKASHEGIIAAEKIAGKHPHKMVKNNIPGCTYSRPQIASVGLTEEKAKEAGLNIKVGKFPFMGNGKAIAMGEAEGLIKTIFDAKTGELIGAHMVGAEVTEMIQGYVIAKSGELTEEDLINTIFPHPTMSEMMHEAVLDAFGRVIHM; encoded by the coding sequence ATGAAAGATAGTTTCGATTTAGTAGTGCTAGGAGCAGGACCTGGTGGTTATGTAGCAGCAATTAGAGCAGCTCAATTAGGTTTAAAAACATGCGTAGTTGAAGCAAACCATTTAGGTGGAATTTGTTTAAATTGGGGTTGTATTCCAACTAAAGCATTACTTAGAGTATCTGAAATTTATCATCTATTAGAAAACTTAGATAGCTTTGGTTTAAAAGCTGAAAATATTAGTTTTGATATCAAAAAAATTGTTCAAAGATCAAGAGATGTTTCAGGCCAACTTTCAGGCGGTATTAAAGGCTTACTTAAGAAAAATAAAGTTACTGTAATTGATGGCTTTGGAAAAATTAAACCTGGTAAAAAAATTGAAGTTACCAAAGATGGTGTCGTTGTTGACGAAGTACAAGCAAAAAACATTTTAATTGCAACTGGAGCTAGAGCAAAAGTAATTCCAGGATTTGAACCTGATAATAAATTTATTTGGACATATAAAGAAGCAATGGTTCCTGAAACTATGCCAAAATCATTACTCGTTGTAGGAAGTGGAGCAATTGGTGTTGAATTTGCAAGTTTTTATAAAACTATGGGTGCTGATGTAAATTTAATAGAAGTAGCTGAAAGAATTCTAATTAATGAAGATAAAGATATAGCAGATTTCGCTAAAAAGTCATTTGAGAAACAAGGCATTAAAATTCACACTAAAACAAATTTAAAATCGGTTACTAAAAATGCAGAAGACGTAACTGTTACTTTTGAAAAAGATGGAAAAGAAGAAAAACTTACAGTTGAAAGAATAATTATGGCTGTCGGTATTCAAGCAAATACTGAAAACTTAGGTTTAGAATCAACTAAAATAAAATTAGATCGTGGGCAAATTGTAGCAAACGATTATATGGAAACAGATGAGCCAGGTATTTATGCAATAGGTGATGTTACCGGTGCTCCTTGGCTTGCGCATAAAGCAAGTCATGAAGGAATTATTGCGGCAGAAAAAATTGCCGGTAAACATCCACATAAGATGGTTAAAAATAATATTCCAGGATGTACTTATTCACGTCCACAAATTGCAAGTGTTGGTTTAACTGAAGAAAAAGCTAAAGAGGCTGGCCTTAACATTAAAGTTGGTAAGTTTCCTTTCATGGGTAATGGTAAAGCAATTGCGATGGGTGAAGCAGAAGGATTAATTAAAACTATTTTTGATGCTAAAACAGGAGAATTAATTGGTGCTCACATGGTAGGTGCTGAAGTAACTGAAATGATTCAAGGTTATGTAATTGCAAAATCTGGTGAACTAACTGAAGAAGATTTAATTAATACAATTTTCCCACATCCAACAATGTCAGAAATGATGCATGAAGCAGTTCTTGATGCATTTGGAAGAGTCATACATATGTAA
- a CDS encoding pyruvate dehydrogenase complex dihydrolipoamide acetyltransferase, with product MPIQILMPALSPTMTEGNLAKWLKKEGDKIKAGEIIAEIETDKATMEVEAVDEGILGKILIPAGTENVKVNELIALVLEEGEDSGALTNFTPKPAANQNATPEKKEVVVEAKTVHTSSSVLTSNNNGRVAASPLAKRIASQESIDLSKVQGSGPRGRVIKDDVLNAKNKGGSTKSSSGFSSGVVARNPEEFTKVPNNNMRKVIAKRLCESKQTIPHFYLSIECEIDKLLSMRQDLNSATDKDKPAYKLSVNDLVIKAVALALREVPDANAMWTDEAVLRFNNVDISIAVAIDGGLITPIIRNADQKNVITISNEMKDLAARARQNKLSPEEFQGGGFSISNLGMFGIKNFKAIINPPQSCILAIGASQEKPVVKNGNITIANTMEVTLSSDHRVVDGAVGANFLASFKKYIENPVLMLIE from the coding sequence ATGCCAATTCAAATTCTAATGCCTGCTCTTTCTCCTACTATGACTGAAGGAAATTTAGCTAAATGGTTAAAAAAAGAAGGTGATAAAATTAAAGCAGGTGAAATTATAGCTGAAATTGAAACCGATAAAGCTACAATGGAAGTTGAAGCGGTTGATGAAGGAATTTTAGGCAAAATACTTATTCCTGCCGGTACAGAAAATGTAAAAGTTAATGAACTGATTGCGCTTGTTTTAGAAGAAGGTGAAGATAGTGGAGCTCTTACTAATTTCACCCCAAAACCTGCTGCTAATCAAAATGCAACTCCAGAGAAAAAAGAAGTGGTAGTTGAAGCTAAAACAGTTCATACATCATCTTCTGTTTTAACCTCAAATAATAATGGCAGAGTTGCTGCGTCTCCTCTTGCTAAAAGAATTGCCTCACAAGAAAGCATTGATTTAAGTAAAGTTCAAGGAAGTGGACCACGTGGCAGGGTTATTAAAGATGACGTTCTAAATGCGAAGAATAAAGGTGGGTCTACAAAATCATCTTCTGGTTTTTCATCAGGTGTTGTTGCTCGTAACCCAGAAGAATTTACTAAAGTACCGAATAATAATATGCGTAAAGTTATTGCGAAAAGACTTTGCGAATCAAAACAAACTATTCCTCATTTCTATTTATCAATTGAATGTGAAATTGATAAATTATTAAGTATGAGACAAGATTTAAATTCAGCGACTGATAAAGATAAACCTGCTTATAAACTTTCAGTAAATGATCTTGTTATTAAAGCTGTTGCTTTAGCATTAAGAGAAGTTCCTGATGCAAATGCGATGTGGACTGATGAAGCAGTATTGAGATTTAATAACGTTGATATATCTATTGCAGTTGCAATTGACGGTGGGCTTATTACTCCAATCATTCGTAATGCTGATCAGAAAAATGTAATTACTATTTCAAATGAAATGAAAGACTTAGCAGCACGTGCTAGACAAAATAAATTATCTCCTGAAGAATTCCAAGGTGGTGGCTTTAGTATTTCAAATTTAGGAATGTTTGGTATTAAAAACTTTAAAGCAATTATTAACCCACCACAAAGTTGTATTTTAGCTATTGGTGCAAGCCAAGAGAAACCAGTTGTTAAAAATGGAAATATTACAATTGCAAATACGATGGAAGTTACACTTTCTTCTGACCATAGAGTTGTTGATGGAGCTGTAGGTGCAAACTTCTTAGCAAGTTTTAAGAAATATATTGAAAATCCAGTTCTAATGTTAATTGAATAA
- a CDS encoding pyruvate dehydrogenase complex E1 component subunit beta, translating to MAVITVREALRDAMLEEMKKDPNVLVMGEEVAEYQGAYKVTQGLLQEFGPKRVVDTPITEHGFAGVAVGAAFVGLKPIVEFMTFNFAMQAIDQIINSAAKTNYMSGGQVRCPIVFRGPNGAASRVAAQHSQCYASWYGHVPGLKVIAPYSAADAKGLLKSAIRDPNPVIFLENEILYGQSFEVPDDADYLVPIGKAAVLREGSDVTITAFSLMVKHALAAAEELAKEGINAEVIDLRTIRPLDKETILSSLKKTNRIVSVEEGWPFAGIGSEIAAIAMEEAFDDLDAPVVRVAGKDVPLPYAANLEKMALPQVADIIDAVKNVCYKKF from the coding sequence ATGGCAGTGATTACAGTAAGAGAAGCATTACGTGATGCGATGCTTGAGGAAATGAAAAAGGATCCTAATGTTTTAGTAATGGGTGAAGAAGTTGCAGAATATCAAGGTGCTTATAAAGTTACTCAAGGGTTACTACAGGAATTTGGACCAAAAAGAGTAGTTGATACACCAATTACAGAACATGGTTTTGCAGGTGTTGCAGTTGGAGCCGCTTTTGTTGGTTTAAAACCTATTGTTGAATTTATGACATTTAATTTTGCTATGCAGGCAATTGATCAAATTATAAATTCAGCTGCTAAAACAAATTATATGTCTGGTGGACAAGTTAGATGTCCAATAGTATTTAGAGGACCAAATGGCGCCGCTTCAAGAGTTGCAGCGCAACATTCACAATGTTATGCAAGTTGGTATGGACATGTTCCTGGTTTAAAAGTAATAGCACCTTATAGTGCAGCTGATGCAAAGGGATTACTTAAATCTGCGATTAGAGATCCAAACCCAGTAATATTTTTAGAAAATGAAATTTTATATGGCCAAAGTTTTGAAGTGCCAGATGATGCTGATTATTTAGTACCAATTGGAAAAGCTGCCGTTTTACGTGAAGGTAGTGATGTGACTATTACTGCTTTTTCTTTAATGGTAAAACATGCACTAGCAGCAGCTGAAGAACTTGCAAAAGAAGGTATAAATGCTGAGGTAATTGACCTTAGAACTATTAGGCCGCTTGACAAAGAAACAATTTTAAGTTCACTTAAGAAAACAAACAGGATAGTTTCAGTTGAAGAAGGATGGCCCTTTGCAGGTATTGGTTCAGAAATTGCAGCAATAGCAATGGAAGAAGCTTTTGATGATTTAGATGCGCCTGTTGTAAGAGTTGCAGGTAAAGATGTACCTCTTCCATATGCTGCTAATTTAGAAAAAATGGCTTTACCACAAGTAGCTGATATTATTGATGCAGTTAAAAATGTTTGTTATAAAAAGTTTTAA
- the pdhA gene encoding pyruvate dehydrogenase (acetyl-transferring) E1 component subunit alpha: protein MGTLSKDKLIAFYKDMLLIRRFEEKAGQLYGMGLIGGFCHLYIGQEAVVVGIQGALTKDDQIITSYRDHGHMLACGMDPKNVMAELLGKATGCSKGKGGSMHMFDIPKNFYGGHGIVAAQVPLGTGIAFANKYKENNNLCVTYYGDGAAHQGQVYESYNMAALWKLPVIFVIENNQYAMGTSVQRSTASPDFYKRGEAFGIPGKQVDGMDVVKVWEAASEAVEYIRSGKGPMILEMKTYRYRGHSMSDPAKYRSKEEVEKFKEEKDPITNLKTYIMQEFKLSEDDFKTLEKDIKSIVQECVDFAQNSSEPDPSELYTDIYNEN, encoded by the coding sequence ATGGGCACGCTTTCTAAAGATAAATTAATTGCTTTTTATAAGGACATGCTACTAATTCGTCGATTTGAAGAGAAAGCAGGTCAGTTATATGGTATGGGTTTAATAGGTGGTTTTTGTCATTTATATATTGGTCAAGAAGCCGTAGTTGTAGGTATTCAAGGAGCTTTAACTAAAGACGATCAAATCATAACAAGTTATAGAGATCATGGTCATATGCTTGCATGTGGTATGGATCCTAAAAATGTTATGGCTGAGTTATTAGGTAAAGCAACTGGTTGTTCAAAAGGTAAGGGTGGATCAATGCATATGTTTGATATCCCTAAAAATTTCTATGGCGGTCATGGAATCGTCGCAGCTCAGGTGCCACTTGGAACAGGTATAGCCTTTGCTAATAAGTATAAAGAAAATAATAATTTATGCGTTACTTATTATGGTGATGGGGCCGCGCATCAAGGGCAGGTTTACGAATCATATAATATGGCAGCACTTTGGAAATTACCGGTAATTTTTGTTATTGAAAACAATCAATACGCCATGGGTACTTCGGTTCAGCGTTCTACAGCGTCTCCTGATTTTTATAAACGCGGTGAAGCATTTGGAATACCAGGAAAGCAAGTTGATGGTATGGATGTGGTAAAAGTTTGGGAAGCTGCAAGTGAAGCAGTTGAATATATCAGAAGCGGAAAAGGGCCAATGATATTAGAAATGAAAACTTATAGATATCGTGGTCACTCAATGTCTGATCCTGCAAAATATCGCTCGAAAGAAGAAGTAGAAAAATTTAAGGAAGAAAAAGATCCGATCACAAATTTAAAAACTTATATCATGCAAGAATTTAAATTAAGCGAAGATGATTTTAAAACTCTTGAAAAAGATATTAAATCAATTGTTCAGGAATGTGTGGATTTTGCTCAAAATAGTAGTGAACCAGATCCAAGTGAATTATATACTGATATTTATAATGAAAACTAA